The following are from one region of the Vitis riparia cultivar Riparia Gloire de Montpellier isolate 1030 chromosome 14, EGFV_Vit.rip_1.0, whole genome shotgun sequence genome:
- the LOC117929864 gene encoding cysteine-rich receptor-like protein kinase 29 isoform X1 gives MMSIPLLCCYLISLAAYLSLAYEDLRGQSCGETTYYAPNSTFSSNLDLALETLSNTTASTGFATTTAGDSSQTVTALALCRATITPSDCQLCVDAAASGVRSACPNQTVAQVWYTLCMLRYSGDYFVNKTDYTIAFMLYDTRHAPDPDAYDVKVKMLMRNLSSTAGASEKRYAVGRTAAPENLTLYGYVDCTRDIDGDNCSGCLLAATSAINSCCLGQWAGWIATPTCNIQFNMDPVHEDWVNGPYVNTDTTPALASSPTTEPVMGPAGNGAGGGGLAIKISVILTVGTVVLVAVVLGVAMKWRKRERVEKGGSGISDEDNDQEIMRERIGTRNFIYDLDALVAATDNFCLANRLGAGGFGTVYKGIMENGEEIAVKKLTPGSTQGREEFSNEVRLLLKLQHRNLVRLFGCCVEGENRVLVYEYLQNKSLNYFLFDKSKSALLDWPKRYNIIMGVARGLLYLHEDSQLRIIHRDIKASNILLDEGMNPKIADFGLARLFKDEQTHHRTRRIAGTFGYMAPEYAIRGFMTAKIDVFSFGVLILEIISGRKNYDPQLNEQNRELLKLAWRLEQEERIMELVDATIGSFSQDNVLKCVRVGLLCCQQLTQDRPTMSSAMLMLSNDSVTIPVAGRHGYQDTPCDPVAPHDSMNTSADLENESFSKNSITFSLPNGR, from the exons ATGATGTCGATTCCATTGCTGTGTTGTTACCTCATCTCCCTCGCAGCCTACCTTTCTCTGGCCTATGAAGACCTTCGTGGGCAGAGTTGCGGTGAAACCACCTATTATGCCCCTAATTCAACATTCTCCTCCAATCTAGACCTTGCTCTCGAAACCCTTAGCAACACCACTGCCTCCACTGGTTTTGCTACCACCACTGCCGGTGACAGCAGTCAGACGGTGACGGCCCTCGCCCTCTGTCGTGCTACCATAACCCCATCGGACTGCCAGTTGTGCGTTGACGCTGCTGCATCCGGTGTTCGTAGCGCGTGCCCCAATCAAACAGTGGCTCAGGTATGGTATACTCTCTGCATGCTCCGTTACTCGGGCGATTACTTTGTGAACAAGACCGACTACACCATCGCCTTCATGTTGTACGATACCCGTCATGCTCCTGATCCTGACGCTTATGACGTAAAGGTTAAGATGTTAATGAGGAATCTCTCATCCACCGCGGGTGCATCAGAGAAGAGATATGCAGTGGGAAGAACAGCAGCACCAGAAAACCTCACCCTCTACGGTTATGTTGATTGCACCCGCGACATTGATGGTGATAATTGTAGTGGATGTCTATTGGCAGCGACAAGTGCCATAAATTCTTGTTGTTTAGGGCAATGGGCAGGTTGGATTGCTACTCCAACATGCAATATCCAGTTCAACATGGACCCAGTGCACGAGGACTGGGTTAATGGCCCTTATGTCAACACAGACACCACCCCAGCACTGGCTTCGTCACCTACAACAGAACCAGTGATGGGTCCTGCAGGTAATGGTGCCGGAGGTGGTGGTTTAGCAATCAAAATTTCAGTTATTTTAACGGTTGGAACAGTTGTTTTGGTAGCTGTGGTGCTGGGTGTTGCTATGAAGTggaggaaaagagagagagtgGAGAAAGGAGGTTCTGGGATTTCAGACGAAGACAATGATCAGGAGATAATGAGAGAGAGAATTGGGACGAGGAATTTCATATATGATTTGGATGCCTTGGTTGCTGCCACCGATAATTTTTGTTTAGCCAATCGGCTAGGCGCTGGTGGGTTTGGGACTGTTTATAAG GGAATAATGGAAAACGGTGAAGAAATAGCAGTGAAGAAGTTGACACCTGGTTCAACACAAGGAAGAGAAGAGTTCTCAAATGAAGTTAGACTATTGTTGAAGCTGCAACACAGAAATCTTGTACGGCTGTTTGGGTGTTGTGttgaaggagaaaatagggTGTTGGTTTACGAATACCTACAGAACAAGAGTCTCAACTACTTCCTCTTTG ATAAGAGCAAGAGTGCATTGCTAGACTGGCCAAAGCGATACAACATCATAATGGGTGTGGCACGGGGACTTCTTTATCTTCATGAAGATTCACAGCTTAGAATCATACATAGAGATATCAAAGCAAGCAACATTTTACTTGATGAAGGGATGAACCCCAAAATAGCAGATTTTGGCCTAGCAAGGCTATTTAAAGATGAACAGACACACCATAGAACCCGTCGGATTGCAGGAACATT TGGTTACATGGCTCCGGAATATGCAATCAGAGGCTTCATGACTGCCAAGATCGATGTATTCAGCTTTGGTGTATTGATTTTAGAAATCATCAGtggaagaaaaaattatgacCCGCAATTGAATGAGCAAAATCGGGAACTCCTGAAACTT GCTTGGAGATTAGAACAAGAAGAGAGGATAATGGAGTTAGTAGATGCCACTATTGGTTCTTTCTCCCAAGATAATGTATTAAAATGCGTTCGAGTTGGGTTATTGTGCTGTCAACAGTTGACACAAGATCGGCCAACAATGTCTTCTGCAATGTTAATGCTCTCAAATGATTCAGTAACGATACCAGTTGCAGGAAGGCATGGCTACCAGGATACCCCTTGTGACCCTGTTGCACCACACGACAGCATGAACACTTCTGCGGACCTGGAAAATGAGTCTTTCTCCAAGAATTCAATTactttttcattgccaaatGGTAGGTAG
- the LOC117929864 gene encoding cysteine-rich receptor-like protein kinase 29 isoform X2, producing the protein MMSIPLLCCYLISLAAYLSLAYEDLRGQSCGETTYYAPNSTFSSNLDLALETLSNTTASTGFATTTAGDSSQTVTALALCRATITPSDCQLCVDAAASGVRSACPNQTVAQVWYTLCMLRYSGDYFVNKTDYTIAFMLYDTRHAPDPDAYDVKVKMLMRNLSSTAGASEKRYAVGRTAAPENLTLYGYVDCTRDIDGDNCSGCLLAATSAINSCCLGQWAGWIATPTCNIQFNMDPVHEDWVNGPYVNTDTTPALASSPTTEPVMGPAAVVLGVAMKWRKRERVEKGGSGISDEDNDQEIMRERIGTRNFIYDLDALVAATDNFCLANRLGAGGFGTVYKGIMENGEEIAVKKLTPGSTQGREEFSNEVRLLLKLQHRNLVRLFGCCVEGENRVLVYEYLQNKSLNYFLFDKSKSALLDWPKRYNIIMGVARGLLYLHEDSQLRIIHRDIKASNILLDEGMNPKIADFGLARLFKDEQTHHRTRRIAGTFGYMAPEYAIRGFMTAKIDVFSFGVLILEIISGRKNYDPQLNEQNRELLKLAWRLEQEERIMELVDATIGSFSQDNVLKCVRVGLLCCQQLTQDRPTMSSAMLMLSNDSVTIPVAGRHGYQDTPCDPVAPHDSMNTSADLENESFSKNSITFSLPNGR; encoded by the exons ATGATGTCGATTCCATTGCTGTGTTGTTACCTCATCTCCCTCGCAGCCTACCTTTCTCTGGCCTATGAAGACCTTCGTGGGCAGAGTTGCGGTGAAACCACCTATTATGCCCCTAATTCAACATTCTCCTCCAATCTAGACCTTGCTCTCGAAACCCTTAGCAACACCACTGCCTCCACTGGTTTTGCTACCACCACTGCCGGTGACAGCAGTCAGACGGTGACGGCCCTCGCCCTCTGTCGTGCTACCATAACCCCATCGGACTGCCAGTTGTGCGTTGACGCTGCTGCATCCGGTGTTCGTAGCGCGTGCCCCAATCAAACAGTGGCTCAGGTATGGTATACTCTCTGCATGCTCCGTTACTCGGGCGATTACTTTGTGAACAAGACCGACTACACCATCGCCTTCATGTTGTACGATACCCGTCATGCTCCTGATCCTGACGCTTATGACGTAAAGGTTAAGATGTTAATGAGGAATCTCTCATCCACCGCGGGTGCATCAGAGAAGAGATATGCAGTGGGAAGAACAGCAGCACCAGAAAACCTCACCCTCTACGGTTATGTTGATTGCACCCGCGACATTGATGGTGATAATTGTAGTGGATGTCTATTGGCAGCGACAAGTGCCATAAATTCTTGTTGTTTAGGGCAATGGGCAGGTTGGATTGCTACTCCAACATGCAATATCCAGTTCAACATGGACCCAGTGCACGAGGACTGGGTTAATGGCCCTTATGTCAACACAGACACCACCCCAGCACTGGCTTCGTCACCTACAACAGAACCAGTGATGGGTCCTGCAG CTGTGGTGCTGGGTGTTGCTATGAAGTggaggaaaagagagagagtgGAGAAAGGAGGTTCTGGGATTTCAGACGAAGACAATGATCAGGAGATAATGAGAGAGAGAATTGGGACGAGGAATTTCATATATGATTTGGATGCCTTGGTTGCTGCCACCGATAATTTTTGTTTAGCCAATCGGCTAGGCGCTGGTGGGTTTGGGACTGTTTATAAG GGAATAATGGAAAACGGTGAAGAAATAGCAGTGAAGAAGTTGACACCTGGTTCAACACAAGGAAGAGAAGAGTTCTCAAATGAAGTTAGACTATTGTTGAAGCTGCAACACAGAAATCTTGTACGGCTGTTTGGGTGTTGTGttgaaggagaaaatagggTGTTGGTTTACGAATACCTACAGAACAAGAGTCTCAACTACTTCCTCTTTG ATAAGAGCAAGAGTGCATTGCTAGACTGGCCAAAGCGATACAACATCATAATGGGTGTGGCACGGGGACTTCTTTATCTTCATGAAGATTCACAGCTTAGAATCATACATAGAGATATCAAAGCAAGCAACATTTTACTTGATGAAGGGATGAACCCCAAAATAGCAGATTTTGGCCTAGCAAGGCTATTTAAAGATGAACAGACACACCATAGAACCCGTCGGATTGCAGGAACATT TGGTTACATGGCTCCGGAATATGCAATCAGAGGCTTCATGACTGCCAAGATCGATGTATTCAGCTTTGGTGTATTGATTTTAGAAATCATCAGtggaagaaaaaattatgacCCGCAATTGAATGAGCAAAATCGGGAACTCCTGAAACTT GCTTGGAGATTAGAACAAGAAGAGAGGATAATGGAGTTAGTAGATGCCACTATTGGTTCTTTCTCCCAAGATAATGTATTAAAATGCGTTCGAGTTGGGTTATTGTGCTGTCAACAGTTGACACAAGATCGGCCAACAATGTCTTCTGCAATGTTAATGCTCTCAAATGATTCAGTAACGATACCAGTTGCAGGAAGGCATGGCTACCAGGATACCCCTTGTGACCCTGTTGCACCACACGACAGCATGAACACTTCTGCGGACCTGGAAAATGAGTCTTTCTCCAAGAATTCAATTactttttcattgccaaatGGTAGGTAG